One segment of Comamonas thiooxydans DNA contains the following:
- a CDS encoding BMP family ABC transporter substrate-binding protein, whose amino-acid sequence MTDLHKRSLIKVAALTAIASAALVGCGKKEEAAAPAAAPAAAPAAAAPEPLKIAFAYVGPVGDGGWSFAHDQARKALEKEFGDKIKTSYVESVPEGADAERVLRDMASQGNKLVFGTTFGYMDVIQKLAPEFADVKWEHATGYKTAANVSTYDSRTYEGAYLAGIIAGGMTKSNTLGVVGSVPIPEVIRNINSFTLGAQSVNPKIKTKVVWVNEWFSPPKETEAATSLINGGADILFQNTDSPAVLKTAEEKGKRAFGWDSDMTAYGPKAHLGSSIINWAPYYIDSTRSALEGKWTSRQTWWGVKEGVIDIVSLADDIPAELKAKVEDVKKGLKEGTFTIWKGPITGQDGKELIAADKVADDGFLKGINFYVKGVEGKVPGGDAK is encoded by the coding sequence ATGACTGATTTGCACAAGCGTTCATTGATCAAGGTCGCCGCACTGACGGCGATTGCCTCGGCCGCTCTCGTGGGCTGCGGCAAGAAGGAAGAAGCAGCTGCGCCGGCAGCAGCCCCGGCTGCTGCTCCTGCGGCCGCTGCTCCGGAACCTCTGAAGATTGCTTTTGCTTATGTCGGCCCGGTGGGCGACGGTGGTTGGTCCTTTGCCCATGACCAGGCCCGCAAGGCCCTGGAAAAAGAGTTTGGTGACAAGATCAAGACCAGCTATGTGGAGAGCGTGCCCGAAGGTGCCGATGCCGAGCGCGTGCTGCGCGACATGGCTTCGCAGGGCAACAAGCTGGTGTTCGGTACCACCTTCGGCTATATGGACGTGATCCAGAAGCTGGCCCCCGAATTCGCCGATGTGAAGTGGGAACACGCCACCGGCTACAAGACCGCCGCCAATGTCAGCACCTATGACAGCCGCACTTACGAAGGAGCCTATCTGGCCGGCATCATTGCAGGTGGCATGACCAAGTCCAACACCCTGGGCGTGGTGGGCTCTGTGCCGATTCCCGAAGTGATCCGCAATATCAACAGCTTCACCCTGGGCGCACAGTCCGTGAATCCCAAGATCAAGACCAAGGTGGTCTGGGTCAACGAATGGTTCAGCCCTCCCAAGGAAACCGAGGCTGCAACCAGCCTGATCAACGGCGGCGCCGACATCCTGTTCCAGAACACCGATTCGCCGGCCGTGCTGAAGACGGCCGAGGAAAAAGGCAAGCGTGCCTTCGGCTGGGATTCGGACATGACGGCCTATGGTCCCAAGGCTCACCTGGGCTCGTCCATCATCAACTGGGCGCCTTACTACATCGACTCCACCCGCAGCGCGCTGGAAGGAAAGTGGACCAGCCGTCAGACCTGGTGGGGCGTCAAGGAAGGCGTGATCGACATTGTTTCACTGGCTGACGACATTCCTGCCGAACTCAAGGCAAAGGTTGAGGACGTGAAAAAGGGACTGAAGGAAGGTACATTCACCATCTGGAAGGGCCCTATAACCGGCCAGGACGGCAAGGAACTGATCGCTGCCGACAAGGTTGCCGATGACGGTTTCCTCAAAGGCATCAATTTCTACGTCAAGGGCGTGGAAGGCAAAGTGCCAGGTGGCGACGCCAAGTAA
- a CDS encoding BMP family ABC transporter substrate-binding protein, producing MTTLGKRALIKMIGLSAVSMAVLTACGKKEEAPAAPAAAPAAAPAADKLKIGFMYVSPIGDGGWTYQHELGRKAIQEKFGDKIETSMVESVPESADAERVMRDMIGQGNKLVFATSFGYQDFVQKVAADVKDVKFEHATGYKTADNAAVYDTKTFEGAYLAGIVAGAMTKTKTVGVVASVPIPEVVRNINSFVLGAQSIDPSIKAKVVWVNEWFAPPKESEAANSLINGGVDVMYQNTNSPAVLKTAEERGARAFGKDGDMSGFAPKAHLGSAVIDWTPYYSKVVEDTLAGKWQTGNFWWGVKEGAIDLKKIADDVPQEIKDKVEKARAGLKDGSFAVWTGPIKDNTGKELLEAGKVADDAWLRSINFYVNGIEGKVPGAK from the coding sequence ATGACAACTCTGGGCAAACGCGCTCTGATCAAGATGATCGGCCTGTCGGCTGTTTCCATGGCTGTGCTGACCGCTTGCGGCAAGAAGGAAGAAGCACCAGCGGCTCCTGCCGCAGCACCTGCGGCTGCTCCAGCTGCCGACAAGCTCAAGATCGGCTTCATGTATGTGAGCCCCATCGGCGACGGCGGCTGGACCTACCAGCACGAGCTGGGCCGCAAGGCCATCCAGGAGAAGTTCGGCGACAAGATCGAGACTTCCATGGTCGAGAGCGTGCCAGAGTCTGCCGACGCAGAGCGCGTGATGCGCGACATGATCGGTCAGGGCAACAAGCTGGTCTTCGCCACCAGCTTCGGCTATCAGGACTTTGTGCAGAAAGTCGCCGCCGACGTCAAGGATGTGAAGTTCGAGCACGCCACCGGCTACAAGACGGCCGACAACGCAGCCGTGTACGACACCAAGACCTTTGAAGGTGCTTATCTGGCCGGCATCGTGGCGGGTGCCATGACCAAGACCAAGACCGTGGGCGTGGTGGCTTCGGTGCCAATCCCCGAAGTGGTGCGCAACATCAACAGCTTTGTGCTGGGCGCTCAGAGCATCGACCCCTCCATCAAGGCCAAGGTGGTCTGGGTGAACGAGTGGTTTGCCCCTCCCAAGGAATCCGAAGCTGCCAACAGCCTGATCAATGGCGGCGTGGACGTGATGTACCAGAACACAAACTCTCCCGCCGTGCTGAAGACAGCCGAGGAGCGCGGTGCCCGTGCCTTCGGCAAGGACGGCGACATGAGCGGCTTCGCGCCCAAGGCTCATCTGGGCTCTGCCGTGATCGACTGGACCCCCTACTACAGCAAGGTGGTGGAAGACACGCTGGCAGGCAAGTGGCAGACCGGCAACTTCTGGTGGGGTGTGAAGGAAGGCGCCATCGACCTGAAGAAGATCGCTGACGACGTGCCCCAGGAAATCAAGGACAAGGTGGAGAAGGCCCGCGCCGGCCTGAAGGACGGCTCCTTCGCCGTCTGGACAGGTCCCATCAAGGACAACACCGGCAAGGAACTGCTGGAAGCCGGCAAGGTGGCGGACGACGCCTGGCTGCGCAGCATCAACTTCTATGTGAACGGTATCGAGGGCAAGGTGCCCGGCGCCAAATAA
- a CDS encoding ABC transporter permease: protein MESYALLLGSTLSAGTVLALAALGLLINEKSGIVNLGAEGMMLCAAIAGFAATVHTGSTWLGFGAGMLAGALLAAIFGGLVIWFNTNQYATGLALSLFGAGFSAFVGLGYVQAKLPELPKYSIPGLADLPLVGPALFTLHPLVYGAIVLAALMVWFLYRTRAGLVLRSVGESPSSAHALGYPVRRIRLMAVMFGGAMCGLAGAFISVVYTPLWVENMVSGRGWIALALTTFATWRPARVLLGAYLFGGVTMLQFHLQATGVQVPSQILSMLPYLATIVVLVLISRNPTWIRANMPASLGKPFYPGA from the coding sequence ATGGAATCCTATGCACTGCTGCTGGGCTCCACCCTCAGCGCCGGCACCGTTCTGGCGCTGGCGGCCCTGGGCCTGCTGATCAATGAAAAATCGGGCATCGTCAATCTCGGTGCCGAAGGCATGATGCTCTGTGCTGCCATTGCGGGTTTTGCCGCTACCGTGCACACCGGCAGTACCTGGCTGGGCTTTGGCGCGGGCATGCTGGCAGGGGCCTTGCTGGCTGCCATCTTTGGGGGACTGGTGATCTGGTTCAACACCAACCAGTACGCAACCGGTCTTGCGCTTTCGCTGTTCGGCGCGGGCTTCTCGGCTTTTGTGGGCCTGGGCTATGTACAGGCCAAGCTGCCCGAGCTGCCCAAGTACTCGATCCCGGGCCTGGCAGATCTGCCGCTCGTGGGCCCGGCCTTGTTCACGCTGCACCCGCTGGTCTACGGCGCCATCGTGCTGGCGGCCCTGATGGTCTGGTTTCTGTATCGCACGCGTGCGGGTCTGGTGCTGCGCTCGGTCGGCGAGTCGCCCTCGTCAGCCCATGCCCTGGGCTATCCCGTGCGCCGCATCCGTCTGATGGCCGTGATGTTTGGCGGTGCCATGTGCGGGCTGGCGGGTGCCTTCATCTCCGTGGTCTACACGCCGCTGTGGGTGGAGAACATGGTTTCGGGTCGAGGCTGGATCGCTCTGGCGCTGACGACTTTCGCGACCTGGAGGCCGGCCCGCGTCCTGCTGGGCGCCTATCTGTTTGGCGGCGTGACCATGTTGCAGTTCCATCTGCAGGCCACGGGGGTTCAGGTGCCCAGCCAGATTCTCTCCATGCTGCCGTATCTGGCCACCATCGTGGTGCTGGTGCTGATCTCGCGCAATCCGACCTGGATTCGAGCCAATATGCCGGCCTCCCTGGGAAAACCCTTCTACCCTGGAGCGTGA
- a CDS encoding ABC transporter permease — protein sequence MLKLEQRPQASRFWTYGSPILALLITVLVGICLFALLGKDPVKGLQAFFWEPIKSGYALGELAVKATPLLLIALGLAVCFRSNVWNIGAEGQFVIGAVAAGGIALLADKTTGPWIVPAILIAGMLGGMVWAGIVALLRDRFNANEILVSLMLVYVATLVLGYLVYGPWKDPMGYNFPQTKSFERVTQIPRLVQGMRMNIGVIISLVGAGLLWAFLFRTRAGFALQVGGLAPSAARYAGFSSRKALWTALLISGATAGLAGALEVAGPLGQLTPYVPAGYGFAAIIVAFVGRLHPVGMIFSAILMSMFYIGGELAQSRLGLPKALTGVFQGLLLFALLACDTLVAYRIRWVAKRAGSAISAVKGA from the coding sequence ATGCTTAAGCTGGAACAACGTCCCCAGGCATCCAGGTTCTGGACCTATGGCTCGCCAATTCTGGCGTTGCTGATTACCGTGCTGGTAGGGATTTGCCTGTTCGCCCTGCTGGGCAAGGACCCGGTCAAGGGCTTGCAGGCCTTTTTCTGGGAACCCATCAAGTCGGGCTATGCCCTGGGCGAGCTGGCCGTGAAGGCCACGCCTTTGCTGCTGATAGCGCTGGGGCTGGCCGTATGCTTTCGCTCCAATGTCTGGAATATCGGTGCCGAAGGCCAGTTCGTCATCGGTGCGGTGGCTGCAGGTGGCATTGCCTTGCTGGCCGACAAGACCACAGGGCCCTGGATCGTGCCAGCCATCCTGATCGCCGGCATGCTGGGCGGCATGGTCTGGGCGGGCATAGTCGCCTTGCTGCGCGACCGCTTCAACGCCAACGAAATTCTGGTCAGCCTGATGCTGGTCTATGTGGCCACGCTGGTGCTGGGCTATCTGGTCTATGGTCCCTGGAAGGACCCCATGGGCTACAACTTCCCGCAGACCAAGAGCTTTGAGCGCGTCACACAGATTCCTCGGCTGGTGCAGGGCATGCGCATGAATATCGGCGTCATCATCTCGCTGGTGGGGGCTGGTCTGCTGTGGGCATTTCTGTTTCGCACGCGTGCAGGTTTTGCCCTGCAGGTCGGCGGCCTGGCGCCGTCGGCGGCACGCTATGCCGGTTTTTCCTCGCGCAAGGCACTGTGGACGGCGCTGCTGATCTCCGGCGCCACCGCCGGTCTGGCGGGAGCACTGGAAGTCGCTGGCCCTCTGGGTCAGCTCACGCCCTATGTGCCCGCCGGCTACGGCTTTGCGGCCATCATCGTGGCCTTTGTGGGGCGCCTGCATCCTGTGGGCATGATTTTCTCGGCCATTCTCATGAGCATGTTTTATATCGGTGGCGAGCTGGCGCAGTCGCGTCTGGGCCTACCCAAGGCGCTGACCGGCGTCTTCCAGGGGCTGCTGCTGTTCGCGCTGCTGGCCTGCGACACGCTGGTGGCCTATCGCATCCGCTGGGTGGCGAAAAGAGCCGGCAGCGCCATTTCTGCAGTGAAGGGAGCCTGA
- a CDS encoding ABC transporter ATP-binding protein yields the protein MNPPPTHSPSASAPARLQLEGITKRYPAVVANSKVSLKVKPGEIHAILGENGAGKSTLMKIIYGAVKPDEGAILVDGKPVQIRNPQEARALGIAMVFQHFSLFDTLTVAENVWLGLDKSIALAKVIENIQATARDYGLEVDPHRPVHTLSVGEMQRVEIIRALLTNPRVLILDEPTSVLTPQAVEMLFVVLRRLAAEGCSILYISHKLHEIRSLCTACTVLRGGVVTGECNPANETNASLSRMMIGSEPPELEHRSANTGDTVLRVQGLSLRSQEPFGVDLQSIALQVRAGEVVGIAGVSGNGQKELMYALSGEDTRSEAEAVQLLGKGVGRMGPSRRRGMGLHFVPEERLGRGAVPSMGLAHNLLLTRKTAVGKGGWIRMAALQAQARDIIGRFNVKAGGPNSAAQSLSGGNLQKFIVGREIDAKPRLLIISQPTWGVDVGAAAQIRGEILKLRDQGCAVLVVSEELDELFEICDRLHVVAKGRLSPSVDRAAATVQQIGEWMSGLWDAAAVQGGAHA from the coding sequence ATGAATCCCCCCCCGACACATTCCCCATCTGCGAGTGCGCCTGCGCGTTTGCAGCTGGAGGGTATTACCAAGCGGTACCCAGCTGTTGTTGCAAACAGCAAGGTATCGCTGAAAGTTAAGCCCGGCGAGATCCACGCCATTCTGGGCGAAAACGGCGCTGGCAAGTCCACGCTGATGAAGATCATCTACGGTGCGGTCAAGCCTGATGAGGGAGCCATCCTGGTCGACGGCAAGCCGGTGCAGATCCGCAATCCGCAGGAAGCCCGGGCTCTGGGCATTGCCATGGTGTTCCAGCATTTCAGCCTGTTCGACACGCTGACCGTGGCAGAGAACGTCTGGCTGGGCCTGGACAAGAGCATTGCACTGGCCAAGGTGATCGAGAACATTCAGGCCACGGCCCGCGATTACGGGCTGGAGGTGGACCCGCATCGCCCCGTGCACACGCTTTCCGTCGGCGAAATGCAGCGCGTGGAAATCATCCGCGCCCTGCTGACCAATCCCCGCGTGCTGATTCTGGACGAGCCCACCTCGGTGCTCACGCCCCAGGCTGTGGAGATGCTGTTTGTGGTGCTGCGCCGCCTGGCCGCGGAAGGCTGCTCCATCCTCTATATCAGCCACAAGCTGCATGAAATCCGCTCGCTGTGCACGGCTTGCACGGTGCTGCGCGGCGGTGTGGTGACGGGGGAGTGCAACCCGGCCAACGAGACCAATGCTTCTCTGTCGCGCATGATGATCGGCTCGGAGCCGCCGGAGCTGGAGCACCGTAGTGCGAATACCGGCGATACCGTGCTGCGCGTGCAGGGGCTGTCACTCAGAAGCCAGGAACCCTTCGGTGTCGATCTGCAGAGCATTGCGCTGCAGGTGCGTGCGGGCGAAGTCGTCGGTATTGCAGGCGTTTCCGGCAACGGTCAGAAAGAGCTCATGTATGCGTTGTCCGGCGAGGACACACGCTCCGAGGCAGAGGCCGTGCAGTTGCTGGGCAAGGGCGTAGGACGCATGGGGCCGAGCCGGCGCCGTGGCATGGGCCTGCATTTCGTGCCTGAAGAGCGGCTGGGGCGCGGAGCCGTGCCCAGCATGGGCCTGGCCCACAACCTGTTGCTGACGCGCAAGACCGCTGTGGGCAAGGGCGGCTGGATTCGCATGGCGGCTCTGCAGGCGCAGGCGCGGGACATCATCGGCCGCTTCAACGTCAAGGCCGGCGGTCCGAACTCGGCCGCGCAGTCGCTGTCGGGCGGCAATCTGCAGAAGTTCATCGTGGGTCGTGAAATTGATGCCAAACCACGTCTGCTCATCATCTCTCAGCCCACCTGGGGGGTGGACGTGGGGGCTGCGGCGCAGATTCGGGGCGAGATTCTCAAGCTGCGCGACCAGGGGTGCGCCGTGCTGGTGGTCAGTGAGGAGTTGGACGAGTTGTTTGAGATTTGCGACCGCCTGCATGTGGTGGCCAAGGGTCGCCTGAGCCCCTCGGTGGATAGAGCGGCTGCCACGGTGCAGCAGATAGGTGAATGGATGAGCGGCCTGTGGGATGCGGCGGCGGTGCAGGGAGGTGCCCATGCTTAA
- a CDS encoding LysR family transcriptional regulator produces MRDQTLFDKIDLHLIRVLHTVLTERSVSRAALRLGMHQPAVSAALRRLRELAGDPLLVRSGAQMQPTDVGLRMVQPSADILRAAEGLFSDARQFDPRTSTRTFRIAASDYLDPQFLPRLMSAMKAQAPHCPVDFLPLSAEAHYEGQLADGEIDVVIGNWPQPPEGLHMAKLFEDEVVCLVSPKHPAVRRGWDVQQWLQAEHIAPTPAYPGALGVIDEQLAGMGLSRQVVARCAHFSLIPDMVASSLLVMTSGRLFCERFSERLSLAILPCPVEFPPLVYYQLWHARSHAGAATRWLREVVRNVALTLRNQ; encoded by the coding sequence ATGCGTGACCAGACCTTGTTCGACAAGATAGATTTGCACCTGATCAGGGTGCTGCACACGGTGCTGACGGAGCGCAGCGTCTCCAGGGCAGCGCTGCGACTGGGCATGCACCAGCCGGCGGTGTCTGCAGCCCTGCGGCGTCTGCGCGAGCTCGCTGGCGACCCTTTGCTGGTGCGTTCCGGGGCACAGATGCAGCCTACCGATGTGGGGTTGCGCATGGTGCAACCCTCGGCAGACATTCTGCGTGCAGCCGAGGGGTTGTTCAGCGATGCACGGCAGTTTGACCCACGTACCTCGACTCGTACCTTCCGCATTGCGGCCAGCGACTATCTGGATCCCCAGTTCCTGCCGCGGCTGATGTCGGCCATGAAGGCGCAGGCCCCGCATTGCCCGGTGGACTTTCTGCCGCTGAGTGCCGAGGCGCATTACGAGGGGCAACTGGCCGATGGCGAGATCGACGTCGTCATCGGGAACTGGCCGCAGCCACCGGAAGGCCTGCACATGGCCAAGCTGTTCGAGGACGAGGTGGTCTGTCTGGTCAGTCCCAAGCATCCGGCAGTGCGCAGGGGTTGGGATGTACAGCAATGGCTGCAGGCCGAGCATATTGCGCCAACCCCGGCCTATCCCGGTGCCCTGGGCGTGATAGACGAACAGTTGGCGGGCATGGGTCTGAGTCGCCAGGTGGTGGCACGCTGCGCGCATTTCAGTCTGATTCCCGACATGGTGGCATCAAGCTTGCTTGTCATGACTTCGGGCCGATTGTTCTGCGAGCGTTTCAGCGAACGTCTGTCCCTGGCCATACTGCCTTGTCCTGTGGAATTCCCTCCGCTGGTCTATTACCAGCTCTGGCATGCGCGTTCGCATGCTGGTGCCGCCACACGCTGGCTGCGAGAGGTGGTTCGCAATGTTGCACTAACGCTGCGAAATCAATAG
- a CDS encoding diguanylate cyclase domain-containing protein, whose product MLRSMVLVAMIAVLLAGAGAAGWVAYSLRRAVMDGALPAQTKALEYAARSLAFRVEQQQKPLHSLSFVLAGHMRDSQESLEAMLKQPTSMAQQYEQLQLADGKGQLLVNLHQEQALAAEQLEEPLREVLKRSLAEGKPVTQAWVRPGEAGLQLEFQNVVPVRDLQGKLEGVLGGSYRTPLSVLFSLEVASAEAGSQLLLIDRDLRPLALSSKGQWQLPPALGDAALPRGLDQAWLKTAQTGAVSEQRNNQLWSAMPLPWAQWTLLKVSNVQEWVPGVSVKMMGWLATALLLLAGLLGAVLCLIAYPLTALFRSAEQASRRGLMLEVDLASRGGNWWHGLSDHDWGEAQTLRTALQALGGGYEAHGELERDLQMQLQTLMDYAPVGLIVTHGSKVQRVGMQAARVLGYQPQEMQGLAVRDLCASDADHEDLMGRVRRALDTYGQFDSEVCLVRKDARPIWVRIHGQSMQRMHRAWEQSGKALDGQYLVWELEDVTTQRQLREQSSWKAMHDPLTRLPNRTAFALRLKEWLREYTTPDYLESLGGANVIARSQSEPKAHGIVLYVDLDHFSQVNRQGGREVGDEVLGHIARLIESTVRPHGWVARVGGDEFAILMAGISREEGMRHAQLLCMAIQDWEGSYQGQRYMLSASIGMLLLDASYHTAASAFKGADMACYAAKRKGRNRVEVMTAAV is encoded by the coding sequence ATGCTGCGCAGCATGGTGCTTGTTGCCATGATTGCAGTGCTGCTGGCTGGAGCTGGCGCTGCGGGCTGGGTGGCTTACTCCCTGCGCCGGGCGGTCATGGACGGAGCGTTGCCGGCGCAGACCAAGGCGCTGGAATACGCGGCCCGTTCGCTGGCCTTCAGAGTCGAGCAGCAGCAAAAGCCCCTGCATAGTCTGTCTTTTGTGCTGGCGGGCCATATGCGTGATTCTCAGGAGTCACTGGAGGCCATGCTCAAGCAACCCACATCCATGGCACAGCAGTATGAGCAACTTCAACTGGCCGATGGAAAAGGGCAGTTGCTGGTCAATCTGCATCAGGAGCAGGCGCTGGCCGCAGAACAGCTTGAAGAGCCGCTGCGTGAAGTGCTCAAGCGCTCGTTGGCAGAGGGCAAGCCGGTCACCCAAGCCTGGGTGCGTCCCGGTGAGGCAGGCCTGCAGCTGGAGTTTCAGAATGTCGTGCCGGTGCGTGATCTGCAAGGCAAGTTGGAGGGCGTTCTTGGCGGCAGCTACCGGACGCCTTTGTCGGTATTGTTTTCGCTGGAAGTTGCCTCAGCCGAAGCGGGTAGCCAGCTGCTGCTGATCGACCGTGACCTGCGTCCGCTGGCTCTCAGCAGCAAAGGGCAGTGGCAATTGCCCCCTGCCTTGGGCGATGCTGCGCTACCTCGCGGGCTGGATCAAGCTTGGCTCAAGACGGCCCAGACCGGTGCGGTCAGTGAGCAGAGAAATAACCAACTCTGGAGCGCCATGCCGCTGCCTTGGGCGCAATGGACTCTGCTGAAGGTCAGCAACGTTCAGGAATGGGTGCCGGGAGTCTCGGTCAAGATGATGGGCTGGCTGGCTACGGCCCTGCTGCTACTGGCTGGACTGCTGGGCGCGGTGCTTTGCCTGATCGCCTATCCGCTGACGGCCTTGTTCCGTTCGGCGGAGCAGGCTTCTCGACGTGGGCTGATGCTGGAAGTGGATTTGGCCAGCCGGGGGGGCAACTGGTGGCATGGCCTGTCCGATCATGACTGGGGAGAGGCTCAGACCCTGCGCACTGCCTTGCAGGCCCTGGGCGGTGGATATGAGGCGCATGGCGAGCTGGAGCGTGATTTGCAGATGCAGTTGCAGACCTTGATGGACTATGCCCCCGTAGGTTTGATCGTGACGCATGGCTCAAAGGTGCAGCGTGTGGGTATGCAGGCAGCCAGAGTACTTGGCTATCAGCCTCAGGAAATGCAGGGCCTGGCTGTGCGTGATTTGTGTGCCAGCGATGCCGACCATGAGGATCTGATGGGGCGGGTCCGGCGGGCTCTGGATACTTATGGACAATTTGATAGCGAAGTCTGCTTGGTACGCAAGGATGCAAGGCCGATATGGGTGCGAATTCACGGTCAGAGCATGCAGCGCATGCACAGGGCCTGGGAGCAGTCGGGCAAGGCGCTGGATGGTCAATACCTGGTCTGGGAGCTGGAGGACGTGACCACGCAGCGGCAGTTGCGCGAGCAATCGAGCTGGAAAGCCATGCACGATCCCTTGACCCGTTTGCCCAACCGAACGGCGTTTGCTCTGCGGCTCAAGGAATGGCTGCGCGAATATACGACTCCCGACTATCTGGAGAGCCTGGGAGGCGCGAATGTGATCGCCCGTTCGCAGAGCGAGCCCAAGGCGCATGGCATCGTGCTGTATGTGGACCTGGACCACTTCTCTCAGGTCAATCGCCAGGGGGGGCGTGAAGTGGGTGACGAGGTGCTCGGCCATATCGCCCGGTTGATCGAATCAACGGTACGCCCTCATGGCTGGGTGGCCAGGGTTGGGGGCGATGAATTTGCCATTCTCATGGCCGGAATCAGCCGTGAGGAAGGAATGCGCCATGCGCAACTGCTGTGCATGGCCATTCAGGACTGGGAGGGCTCCTACCAGGGGCAGCGCTATATGTTGAGTGCCAGCATCGGCATGTTGTTGCTGGATGCCAGCTACCACACGGCGGCCAGCGCCTTCAAGGGAGCCGATATGGCCTGCTACGCCGCCAAGCGCAAAGGGCGCAACCGTGTGGAAGTGATGACGGCGGCGGTCTGA
- a CDS encoding Crp/Fnr family transcriptional regulator, protein MFTMPSMSQIASTFGQPESFAPGSWLRQRRHPLDSVLYLESGSVMLGVGQDSAMRHQLGQVDGPTWLDAAFALQERPSCLDMQAQTAGRIYIIPLARFLSSVAELAPAVQHLLKDLARAYCSQTELAVSRLAQDAEARCAQWLLNHASPGGNGNALHVTLKARKRLIAAQLGIAPETFSRVLRQLREHGLIAGRGNVIELPKPGALEVLALG, encoded by the coding sequence ATGTTCACCATGCCCTCCATGTCGCAAATCGCTTCCACGTTTGGGCAGCCTGAGAGCTTTGCTCCAGGCTCTTGGCTCAGGCAACGTCGCCACCCCCTCGATTCGGTGCTGTATCTGGAAAGCGGCAGCGTGATGCTCGGGGTCGGGCAGGATTCGGCCATGCGCCATCAGCTGGGGCAGGTGGACGGGCCGACCTGGCTGGATGCCGCTTTTGCGCTGCAAGAGCGTCCTTCCTGCCTCGATATGCAGGCGCAGACGGCTGGGCGCATCTACATCATTCCTTTGGCGCGCTTTCTGAGCTCTGTGGCGGAGCTTGCACCCGCCGTGCAGCACTTGCTCAAAGATCTGGCCAGGGCCTATTGCTCGCAGACCGAGCTGGCGGTCAGTCGCCTGGCTCAGGACGCCGAAGCGCGCTGTGCCCAGTGGCTGCTGAACCATGCGAGCCCGGGAGGAAATGGCAATGCCCTGCATGTCACCCTCAAGGCACGCAAACGCCTGATTGCAGCGCAACTGGGTATTGCGCCGGAAACATTCTCGCGCGTGCTCCGGCAGTTGCGAGAGCATGGGCTGATTGCCGGGCGAGGCAATGTCATTGAATTACCCAAGCCCGGCGCACTGGAGGTGCTGGCGCTGGGGTAA